The Streptomyces sp. NBC_00162 sequence GGGACTGCCCGCGCTGCGGGTTCCCGGCCGGCCAGGACCGGGACAACCCGCCCGCGCCGCCGCGCACCGAGCCGTACAAGACGCACCTGGCGTACGTACGGGAGCGGCGCACGGACGCCGACGGCGAGGCGATCCTCGCCGAGGCCCTCGCCAAGCTCCGCGGCGAGATCTGAACACCACCTGAAGTCATGTGACGTGAGGCCCGGTCCCGTTGGAGACATCTCCAGCGGGACCGGGCCTCTTTGTGTGCGTTGGTCCCCTTCGGATCCCTTAGGTTGGAGATCGGCGGGGCACGACAGGACGGAAGAAGTGGGTTGATGTCCGAGATGAACGCAGACAGCCGTACGAAGCTCAACCGGATGCCGGAGTGGCTGGCACTCGGCAAGCACCGGGAGGAGTTCGGGCAGACGCATCTGCGGGAGCTGTTCGAGGAGAATCCGGGCCGCGGCGCCGGCTACACCCTGCGGGTCGGCGACCTGCACATCGACTACTCGAAGCACCTCGTGACCGACGAGACGCTGACCCTGCTGCGCGAACTCGCGGCGGCGGCGGGCGTGGCCGAGCTGCGCGAGGCGATGTTCCGCGGCGAGAAGATCAACACGACCGAGGACCGGGCGGTCCTGCACACCGCCCTGCGCGCGCCCGAAGACGCTGTCGTCGAGGTCGACGGAGAGAACGTCGTCCCCGCGGTGCACGCCGTCCTCGACAAGATGGCGGACTTCGCCGGCCGGGTCAGGTCGGGGGAGTGGACCGGCTTCACCGGACAGCGCATCAGGAACGTCGTCAACATCGGCATCGGCGGCTCCGACCTGGGTCCCGCGATGGCCTACGACGCCCTGCGGGCCTTCACCGACCGCGGTCTGACGGTGCGCTTCGTGTCCAACGTGGACGGCGCGGACCTGCACGAGGCCGTGCGCGACCTGGACCCGGCCGAGACGCTGTTCATCATCGCCTCCAAGACCTTCACCACCATCGAGACCATCACCAACGCCACTTCGGCGCGCGAGTGGCTGCTCGCGGGCCTGGGCGGTGACCAGGCGGCCGTCGCACGGCACTTCGTGGCGCTGTCGACCAACGCCGAGAAGGTCACGGACTTCGGCATCGATCCGGCCAACATGTTCGAGTTCTGGGACTGGGTCGGCGGCCGCTACTCCTTCGACTCCGCCATCGGGCTCTCGCTGATGACCGCGATCGGCCCGGACGCCTTCCGGGAGATGCTCGGCGGCTTCCACGCCATGGACCGGCACTTCCGCACCGCGCCGCCGGAGGAGAACGCCCCACTGCTGCTCGGGCTGTTGGGCATCTGGTACGGCGCCTTCTTCGACGCGCAGTCGCACGCGGTGCTCCCGTACAGCCACTACCTCTCCCGCTTCACCGCCTACTTGCAGCAGCTGGACATGGAGTCCAACGGCAAGTCGGTGGACCGCGACGGCAATCCGGTGGAGTGGCAGACGGGTCCGGTGGTGTGGGGCACGCCCGGCACCAACGGGCAGCACGCGTACTACCAGCTGATCCACCAGGGGACGAAGGTGATCCCCGCGGACTTCATCGGCTTCGCGCGCCCGGTGGCGGAGCTGGAGCCCTCGCTCGCGGCCCAGCACGACCTGCTGATGGCGAACTTCTTCGCGCAGACCCAGGCGCTGGCCTTCGGCAAGACGGCGCAGGAGGTACGGGCGGAGGGCGCCGCCGAATCGCTGGTCCCGCACAAGACCTTCCAGGGGAACCACCCGACGACCACCATCCTGGCCACCGAGCTCACCCCGGCGGTGCTGGGACAGCTGATCGCCCTGTACGAGCACAAGGTGTTCGTACAGGGCGCGGTGTGGAACATCGACTCCTTCGACCAGTGGGGCGTGGAGCTCGGCAAGGTCCTCGCGAAGCGGATCGAGCCCGCGCTGACGCAGGGCGCGGACGTACCGGGCCTGGACGCCTCGACCAAGGCCCTGGTGGCCGCCTACCGCGAGCTGCGCGGGCGCGGCTGAGCCACGTGACGTACCCGTCGGCTCACGAGGCCGGCGGGTACATCCCGGACGGGAGGTGCGCGGCCGCCGCGCGGTCCAGGAGCCACAGGGTGCGGGAACGGCCGTAGGCCGCCGCCGCCGGGGCCTGGACCCCGCCGGCGCCGCCGAGGGCGATGGACACCGCGCGGGCCTTGTCCTCGCCCGCCGCCAGCAGCCAGACCTCGCGGGCCGCCCGGATCGCCGGGAGGGTGAGCGAGATGCGGGTGGGCGGGGGCTTCGGGGCTCCGTGGACGCCGACCACCGTGCGCTCGGTCTCGCGGGTCGCCGGGTGCTCCGGGAACAGCGAGGCCACGTGGGTGTCCGGGCCCACGCCCAGCATCAGCACGTCGAAGGTGGGGACCGGGCCGTGGTCCTCGGGACCGGCCGCCTCCGCCAGCTCGGCCGCGTACGAGGCCGCCGCCGCGTCCACGTCGGGCCCGTACGGGCCGTCCGAGGCCGGCATGACGTGCACGCGGGCGGGATCCACCGGGACGGAGTCCAGCAGCGCCTCGCGGGCCTGGGTGTGGTTTCGCTCGGGGTCGTCGGCGGGGACATAGCGCTCGTCGCCCCACCACAGGTCCAGCCGGGACCAGTCGACCGCGTCCCGGGCCGGGGCGGTGGCCAGCGCCGCGAGCAGGCCGTTGCCGTTGCGGCCGCCGGTGAGGACCACGGACGCCGTGCCGCGGGCCGTCTGCGCGTCCACGATCTTCGTGATGAGCCGGGCCGCCGTGGCCTGGGCCATCAGCTCCTTGTCCCGGTGGACGACGACCTGGGGAGTCGTCATACCCATGTGCTGCCGCCTTCTTGGTAGGTGGGGGTGGGTGCGGGTGCCGCTGCCCGGACCCTCAAACGCCGACGGGGCTGGATTGCGCTGCGCACAATCCAGCCCCGCGCGGTACGGGCTACTTCGCCGCGGCCTTCTTGGACGGCTTGGCCGCCGGCTTCGGGGCCGGGGCCGGGGCCTCCTCGGCCGGGGCCGGGGCCTCCTCGGCCGGGGCCGGGGCCGGGGCCGCGGACTCGGGGGCCAGTTTGGCCACGCCGAACTTCAGCGAGGCCTCGTAGGTGTTGTCCGGGTCCAGGCGGCGGAGTTCCTCCGCCAGGAGCTCGGCCGTGTCCCGGCGCTTGAGCGCCACCGCACGGTCGGGCTGCCCCGGCATGCACAGCGTGGCCAGCGCCCCGTCCGCCCGGTCCAGGACGATCGTGCCGTCCTTGGTCTCCAGGCGTACGGCCGTCAGGCCCGGACCCGCCGACGGCGTGCGCCGGACGGGAACCTTGAGCCGGTCCGCCAGCCACATGGCCAGCAGCTCGCAGCTCGGGTTCTCCGACTCGCCCTCGACGGTCGCCGAGGCGACCGACAGGGTCTGCTGGTCCAGCGCGGCCGCCAGCATCGAGCGCCACGGGGTGATCCGGGTCCACGAAAGGTCCGTGTCCCCGGGCGCGTAAGCGGCGGCCCGGCTGCCGAGCGCCTCGGTCGGGTCCTCGCAGGAGTACGTGTCCGTGATCCGGCGCTGCCCCAGCGCACCGAGCGGGTCGCCCGCCAGGTCCGTCGGAGCATTCTCGGGCCACCAGACGACCACCGGGGCGTCCGGCAGGAGCAACGGGAGAACCACCGACTGGGCGTGGTCGACCAGTTCGCCGTGAAGGCGGAGCACGACCGTCTCGCCGGTGCCGGAGTCCGCCCCGACGCGGACTTCCGCGTCGAGACGGGCATCGCGGCGGCTGCGCGGCGAGCGGCTGACCCGCTTGATGACGACGACGATCCGCGAGGGGTGTTCGTGGGACGCGTCGTTCGCCGACTTGAGCGCGTCGTACGCGTTCTCCTCGTCGGTCACGATCACCAGCGTGAGGACCATGCCGATGGCCGGCGTGCCGATGTCCCGGCGCGCCTTGACCAGTGCGGCGTTGATCTTGCTGGAGTTGGTCTCCGTGAGGTCGATCTTCATGGCCGGCGCCAGCTCCGTCCGTCTCGTGCGAGCATCTCGTCCGCCTCGACCGGACCCCAGGTGCCCGCCGGGTACTGCGCGGGCTTGCCGTGCTTGTCCCAGTACTCCTCGATCGGGTCGAGGATGTTCCAGGACAGTTCGACCTCCTGGTGACGCGGGAAGAGGTTCGCGTCGCCGAGGAGCACGTCGAGGATCAGCCGCTCGTACGCCTCGGGGCTCGACTCCGTGAAGGACTCGCCGTAGGCGAAGTCCATCGTGACGTCCCGGACCTCCATGGAGGTGCCCGGAACCTTGGAGCCGAAGCGGACCGTGACGCCCTCGTCCGGCTGGACCCGGATGACCAGGGCGTTCTGCCCCAGCTCCTCGGTCGCGCCCGATTCGAACGGCAGGTACGGGGCCCGCTTGAAGACCACCGCGATCTCGGTCACCCGGCGGCCCAGGCGCTTGCCGGTCCGCAGGTAGAACGGGACGCCCGCCCAGCGGCGGTTGTTGATCTCCAGCCGGATGGCCGCGTAGGTGTCGGTCTTCGACTTGGGGTCGATGCCGTCCTCTTCGAGGTACCCGACGACCTTCTCGCCGCCCTGCCACGCCGCCGAGTACTGGCCGCGCACGGTGTGCTTGCCCAGGTCCTCGGGCAGCTCCACGGCGGTCAGCACCTTGAGCTTCTCGGCCACCAGCGCCTTGGGGTGGAAGGTGCCGGGCTCCTCCATCGCGGTCAGCGCGAGCAGCTGGAGCAGGTGGTTCTGGATGACGTCACGGGCCGCGCCGATGCCGTCGTAGTAACCGGCCCGGCCGCCGATGCCGATGTCCTCGGCCATGGTGATCTGGACGTGGTCGACGTACGACCGGTTCCAGATCGGCTCGAACATGGTGTTGGCGAAGCGGAGCGCCAGGATGTTCTGGACGGTCTCCTTGCCGAGGTAGTGGTCGATCCGGAAGACCTCGTCACGGGGGAAGACCTCGTGAACGACCTTGTTGAGCTCCTCGGCGCTCTTCAGGTCGTGACCGAAGGGCTTCTCGATGACGGCGCGCCGCCAGGAGCCTTCCTTCTGCGCCAGACCGTGGTCCTTGAGCTGCTGGACCACCTTGGGGAAGAACTTCGGCGGGACCGACAGGTAGAAGGCGAAGTTGCCGCCCGTACCCTGCGCCTTGTCGAGCTCGTCGATCGTCGCCTTCAGGGTCTCGAAGGCCGCGTCGTCGTCGAAGTCGCCCTGCACGAACCGGCAGCCCTGCACCAGCTGCTGCCAGACCTCCTCCCGGAACGGCGTGCGCGAGTGCTCCTTGACGGCCTCGTACACCTCCTGGGCGAAGTCCTCGTGCTCCCACTCCCGGCGGGCGAAGCCGATCAGTGAGAAGCCCGGCGGGAGCAGGCCGCGGTTGGCCAGGTCGTAGACGGCAGGCATCAGCTTCTTGCGCGACAGGTCACCCGTAACGCCGAAAATGACCAGGCCGGACGGCCCCGCGATACGCGGGAGCCGCCGGTCCTGTGCGTCACGAAGCGGGTTCGCTCCGTTTACAGACAAGGTGTTCAGGCCTCCGTGGGGGCGAGGCGATCAAGCTCCGCCTCGGTCGACTTCAGCAGGTCGTTCCAGGACACCGCGAACTTCTCGACGCCCTCGTCTTCCAGCAGCTGCACCACATCGTCGTACGAGATGCCCAGCTTCGCGACCGCGTCGAGCTCGGCGCGCGCCTGCTCGTAGGTGCCGCGCACGGTGTCACCCGTGATCTGCCCGTGGTCGGCCGCGGCCTCCAGGGTGGCCTCCGGCATGGTGTTCACCGTGTTCGGGGCGACCAGGTCGTCCACGTACAGGGTGTCCTTGTACGCCGGGTCCTTGACGCCCGTCGAGGCCCACAGCGGACGCTGCTTGTTGGCGCCGACGCGCTCCAGGGCGGCCCAGCGGTCCGAGGAGAAGACATCCTCGTACGCCTCGTAGGCCAGACGGGCGTTGGCGAGCGCCGCCTTGCCCTTGAGGGCCTTGGCCTCGTCGGTGCCGACGGCGTCCAGGCGCTTGTCGATCTCGCTGTCCACGCGGGACACGAAGAAGGAGGCGACCGAGTGGATCAGGGACAGGTCCAGGCCGGCGGCCTTGGCCTTCTCCAGACCCGCCAGGTACGCGTCCATGACCTCGCGGTAGCGCTCCAGCGAGAAGATCAGCGTGACGTTGACGCTGATGCCCTTGCCGATGACCTCGGTGATCGCCGGCAGGCCGGCCTTGGTCGCCGGGATCTTGATCAGCGTGTTCGGGCGGTCCACCAGCCAGGCGAGCTGCTTGGCCTCGGCGATGGTCGCCGGGGTGTTGTGCGCCAGGCGCGGGTCGACCTCGATCGACACGCGGCCGTCCTGGCCGTCGGTGCGGTCGTAGACCGGGCGCAGGATGTCGGCGGCGTCACGGACGTCCGCCGTCGTGATCATGCGCAGCGCCTCCTCCACGGTCACCTTGCGGGTCGCGAGGTCGGTGAGCTGCTGCTCGTAGCCCTCGCCGCCGCTGATGGCCTTCTGGAAGATCGCCGGGTTGGTGGTGACGCCGACCACGTGCGACTCGTCGATGAGCTCGGCCAGGTTGCCGGACGTGATGCGCTTGCGGGACAGGTCGTCCAGCCAGATCGCCACGCCCTCGTCGGAGAGGCGCTTGAGTGCGTCTGTCATGGGAATTGCATCTCCTACTGGTCTTGTACGGGCGTCAGCGCGCGGCTGCGGCGAGGGAGGCCTGGGCTGCGGCGGTCACGGCCTCGGGGGTGAAACCGAACTCGCGGAACAGCACCTTCGCGTCGGCCGAGGCACCGAAGTGCTCCAGCGACACGATCCGGCCCGCGTCGCCGACGTAGCGGTGCCAGGTCAGGCCGATGCCCGCCTCGACCGCGACGCGCGCCTTGACGGAGGGCGGCAGGACGCTGTCCTTGTACGCCTGGTCCTGCTCCTCGAACCACTCGACGGACGGCATCGAGACGACTCGGGTGGGGATGCCCT is a genomic window containing:
- a CDS encoding RNA polymerase-binding protein RbpA, whose protein sequence is MASGNAIRGSRVGAGPMGEAERGESAPRLRISFWCSNGHETQPSFASDAQVPDTWDCPRCGFPAGQDRDNPPAPPRTEPYKTHLAYVRERRTDADGEAILAEALAKLRGEI
- the pgl gene encoding 6-phosphogluconolactonase is translated as MTTPQVVVHRDKELMAQATAARLITKIVDAQTARGTASVVLTGGRNGNGLLAALATAPARDAVDWSRLDLWWGDERYVPADDPERNHTQAREALLDSVPVDPARVHVMPASDGPYGPDVDAAAASYAAELAEAAGPEDHGPVPTFDVLMLGVGPDTHVASLFPEHPATRETERTVVGVHGAPKPPPTRISLTLPAIRAAREVWLLAAGEDKARAVSIALGGAGGVQAPAAAAYGRSRTLWLLDRAAAAHLPSGMYPPAS
- the zwf gene encoding glucose-6-phosphate dehydrogenase — protein: MSVNGANPLRDAQDRRLPRIAGPSGLVIFGVTGDLSRKKLMPAVYDLANRGLLPPGFSLIGFARREWEHEDFAQEVYEAVKEHSRTPFREEVWQQLVQGCRFVQGDFDDDAAFETLKATIDELDKAQGTGGNFAFYLSVPPKFFPKVVQQLKDHGLAQKEGSWRRAVIEKPFGHDLKSAEELNKVVHEVFPRDEVFRIDHYLGKETVQNILALRFANTMFEPIWNRSYVDHVQITMAEDIGIGGRAGYYDGIGAARDVIQNHLLQLLALTAMEEPGTFHPKALVAEKLKVLTAVELPEDLGKHTVRGQYSAAWQGGEKVVGYLEEDGIDPKSKTDTYAAIRLEINNRRWAGVPFYLRTGKRLGRRVTEIAVVFKRAPYLPFESGATEELGQNALVIRVQPDEGVTVRFGSKVPGTSMEVRDVTMDFAYGESFTESSPEAYERLILDVLLGDANLFPRHQEVELSWNILDPIEEYWDKHGKPAQYPAGTWGPVEADEMLARDGRSWRRP
- the pgi gene encoding glucose-6-phosphate isomerase, whose product is MNADSRTKLNRMPEWLALGKHREEFGQTHLRELFEENPGRGAGYTLRVGDLHIDYSKHLVTDETLTLLRELAAAAGVAELREAMFRGEKINTTEDRAVLHTALRAPEDAVVEVDGENVVPAVHAVLDKMADFAGRVRSGEWTGFTGQRIRNVVNIGIGGSDLGPAMAYDALRAFTDRGLTVRFVSNVDGADLHEAVRDLDPAETLFIIASKTFTTIETITNATSAREWLLAGLGGDQAAVARHFVALSTNAEKVTDFGIDPANMFEFWDWVGGRYSFDSAIGLSLMTAIGPDAFREMLGGFHAMDRHFRTAPPEENAPLLLGLLGIWYGAFFDAQSHAVLPYSHYLSRFTAYLQQLDMESNGKSVDRDGNPVEWQTGPVVWGTPGTNGQHAYYQLIHQGTKVIPADFIGFARPVAELEPSLAAQHDLLMANFFAQTQALAFGKTAQEVRAEGAAESLVPHKTFQGNHPTTTILATELTPAVLGQLIALYEHKVFVQGAVWNIDSFDQWGVELGKVLAKRIEPALTQGADVPGLDASTKALVAAYRELRGRG
- the tal gene encoding transaldolase, encoding MTDALKRLSDEGVAIWLDDLSRKRITSGNLAELIDESHVVGVTTNPAIFQKAISGGEGYEQQLTDLATRKVTVEEALRMITTADVRDAADILRPVYDRTDGQDGRVSIEVDPRLAHNTPATIAEAKQLAWLVDRPNTLIKIPATKAGLPAITEVIGKGISVNVTLIFSLERYREVMDAYLAGLEKAKAAGLDLSLIHSVASFFVSRVDSEIDKRLDAVGTDEAKALKGKAALANARLAYEAYEDVFSSDRWAALERVGANKQRPLWASTGVKDPAYKDTLYVDDLVAPNTVNTMPEATLEAAADHGQITGDTVRGTYEQARAELDAVAKLGISYDDVVQLLEDEGVEKFAVSWNDLLKSTEAELDRLAPTEA
- the opcA gene encoding glucose-6-phosphate dehydrogenase assembly protein OpcA codes for the protein MKIDLTETNSSKINAALVKARRDIGTPAIGMVLTLVIVTDEENAYDALKSANDASHEHPSRIVVVIKRVSRSPRSRRDARLDAEVRVGADSGTGETVVLRLHGELVDHAQSVVLPLLLPDAPVVVWWPENAPTDLAGDPLGALGQRRITDTYSCEDPTEALGSRAAAYAPGDTDLSWTRITPWRSMLAAALDQQTLSVASATVEGESENPSCELLAMWLADRLKVPVRRTPSAGPGLTAVRLETKDGTIVLDRADGALATLCMPGQPDRAVALKRRDTAELLAEELRRLDPDNTYEASLKFGVAKLAPESAAPAPAPAEEAPAPAEEAPAPAPKPAAKPSKKAAAK